ATATTATCCCTGCCATGGGGCTGGCGAATTCAATTAACAATTCGCAGACAAATCCATCCACCGTCGGTGTCGACGAACAAAGAGTAGTTTGCTGTACTAATGGAATATTGAATTTTCCACAGACGACATGCTCGAGCGGAACTGCGACGTGGTCACGCTGCACGATATTGACCCTTCGTCACTGAAGCAGCTCATCGAGTACGCGTACAGTGGTGAGATCACCATCACCGAGGATAACGTACAGGTAAGGCCCACTTCGGTACATCGGTTCGACCAATCGCCAAAGGAAAGTGTGCTTATGTGCCCTTCTGTACCTTCAATCATCGATTGattctcttttgttttttgaatcATAGACCACCGCTTGCCATTTACATCATGCATGAGTTGGATGCAATAAAACAATGTACTTTcatgttttaatttcaaaaaataCTTCATCAAGCTGTTTTAATTTAACTATTGCAGTAACTCGTTAACCTTTGCTCAATAATTTAACATTGACATCAAGTGAGACCataattttcataaaatgtaacaaaactgATTTACCTGATCGTCGTAAAACATTACTGCATAAAAAAGACCTTTCAACTTTGCCTCTGTTTGCAGCATCCTATAAGAAGGATATGGTTTTCATGTTACTTTCTTATCACTTTTTCTTAATAGAAATTGCGCGTCATTACATAAAcgtaaatctcataaccatttcactttttcctttcttttcttctttttttggctcaacaaccgttgttggtCAAGGCCTGAATGTAGCACTAGTGGGCTTAACTTTAAAtgacttatttattaccatagcaggatagtcagtgctACGTATGCCGACATGGTCCTTTTGgcgcttgaacccatgacgagcttGTTGTTAAGTCATTTACGCTTGTACCACGAGACTGGCTCATAACTGTACCACGAGCTTTTCCTTTCgctacttatttatttatttgaataaatatCTTTTACTTCAATTAACAAATCTgtttatcatgtttaaaacCCTTCTCAAGCTGATATAAAGTTGCTAGTATGAGtactttaaattaaaattaatttacaattaaatcaaaatttacgagcaaggcggtcccgtggtacagtcgtcaactcgaacgactctataacatgcccgccatgggttcaaacccagaatggaccgtccacCCGTAGCAatgattgactatccggctgcgtggtaatgaattaagtctcgaaagacTAGCAAGACACTTTTTTCCAATAACTTTCTTTTATACAGTATCgaaattgaataattaaaataattattgctCATTGACGGGAGGCCTTGTCTTAACGGAACTTTTGAATATGCTTCAGTATCATCTATATTGGCGAATGTAGAATATACAGAGATGGGAACATACATCTTTGAATTTTTACACAACTATATACTGGGTTTTCCATGAGTTTTTCATTGGTTCCCAATTGTATGTTATTTGCTTAATGGTTCCCACGATGTATTGaacgtttcccttttttttcataataatTTGAGTCAAAAGGCTGAGTTGCCAATACTCTGTGGgaataattcaaaaatatgtGGAGAACGATCAATACATTGTGGCTGGGATGGGAAGCATCCAAAAACCCATGGAAAACCCTTCAAGTTGATAGTAATGTATTGGTATTCATTTCTaattcatttgttgttttttgcgtaGTAGTAACATTTTAATATATTGGCTGTTTAAGCTAAGGCATAATGACCATAAAAGATCATTTAAGTTGTAAGTTGTAATGATAGTCATACAATTCTTGAGAAGAATAGAAATTAGTTTTATTGTGGCAATATTTCATTGGATTTCACCTTGTAAAGACGGAAGAATGATTCGTTTTGGAAGGAATATTCCAAGGTATGCATGAGTTATTACTGGCCACTTCTACTGAAAATAACTCCTACAATGAATGAAACGTGTGTTTCATTTTGATTGTACATGATTCGTCGATCAACTATTATTATCAAATAGTTTATGATAATTGGAATCTAATATTTACAAACGCAAACCTACATGTGCTTATGATTGAGGACATTACCATGCAAAAATACGCCTTGATTGAATCGCTCCCTTCTTAGTGTACACCTCCAAAGGGTCCCTTTTGGTCCCTCCAAAGGGTCCCAATTTATCTTCATTAGTGGTCAATTAAAATTCACATAATCTTTTTTGCCGCCAATAAGATCAACGGACCCTACTCCACGTTGCACGCGAACGTACTAATCAACCCGCCCTGAacctttctttcctttctcttCGTGCAGGTACTTCTTCCCGCCTCGAGCCTGCTGCAGATCCAGTCGGTCCGTGAAGCGTGCTGCAAGTTTCTGCTACGTCAGCTCCATCCCTCCAACTGTCTGGGAATTCGAAGCTTCGCCGGTACGTACCAATCCTATTTGCAAGGTCCAAagctcaacaaaaaaagggggtcGTAGAACTTTCACGCCACCGGGGTGGCCCTGTGCACTTACGCGTGCATCCCGAGGGCGGGAAGAGTGACCGATTACTTAGTTGCGCCGGTACTCGGTACTTTCACACAGCTCCACTTATCCGAGCTCATCCGTATTTCCGTGGCGTCTGCTTAATAGCTTGTAATAGTCTGTCCCAAACGGGGGCCGTCGCCGTCATTGACCGCTTACGGCGCCTAATTGCCGCAACGTCATCGTCTGTCTGTGCTGCCCGCGGCACGTAATTGACTTCGCCCCGACTAGACCGCGTGTTACTGCACCCCATCATCGGCCATGCAATATTGCATAGACTGtgtgacgacgatgacgaagcCGCCGCCAACGCGTTTCGCGCGTAACACGTGTTACGCCGCCTCTTCGCAAGCGGTACTGTAACCTTGTAGTGCAAGCGGACGTGACCGTTATCCGTTCGCGACATCTTGTCCCGGAAGGTGAGGTCGTTCGATCGATGCATTCGATTTCGGGTTCGCTTCCGGCATTGGTTATGCATCTTAATTGTGTGCGGGTCGATGTGCGACAGGGATGGGGATAAATGCTTTCCAATGGCCTGGAGTTGCGTGAATGGTAATTTAGTTGATTGCATCTAATGATTGTCTAAATGAGAGAAGGTAGACGGTCGATTACCGTATTGGAGATATGGTATGGATTATTACATGACTTTGGGATTTCCTACTAAGAGAGTGTCTTTTAGTGTACGTGTGCGGCGAAAAAAACTCCAACCCTCGACCAAATCAACCCCAGATGGTTATGATATAAAATTTTGCCACCGAATTTGGACTCGCTCCAAAAAGGCAAAATTGCTACTTACTTCTCACTTGCTTCCTTACTTCACCCACTATGATACTAATTCAATGGCGTCCAGTGTCATGGGTTTTACTTGAAATAACAGAATTGATTGGAGAGTTGGAAAGTTGTacccagtgctgcaaaatgtcaccgtcaatgacataaaaaatctgaccgaaacaaaatccatgtcagcgtcacgtactcaattgtgatcaTCAAAACGtttggtgtgaccaatacatgcttcatgacatttttgcaaccaTCGCTTGATCAGTGACTATGTTATGACTTTTTTACTGTggtcagttctgcaaaatgtttctaacatagtcatgacaaattctggttgaaacaaaataatgtcagTGTCAcaagctctactgtgatgatcatagatgagactcaaacagttggtgcgaccataacatgcttggtgacactgtgtgcaaccaactcttggtcagtcacttgctCTCCACATTTTCAGCCGGTGATTATCCCGATAGTCATAAGAGATATACGGTGCTTCCGAGTGGTTTCAAGAAACATAATGAGCattgtttctcgctctgtttgatcCGACAGACAATCAAaacagacagagcgagaaagtatgctcatttttttgcttgaGACCACTTGCCAAGTAtgttccaagaatgtcgtaaTTATCATCGTCAGagaaaatgtcgtgaccaagtgagtgaccaagagttgggactacaaaaaatgtcaccaaacTTGTGATTGgtccaaggtggattaaaaatatcaggtgatGGATTAGGGCCTttggggggtcgccatagttgagggactttacgtcattttaaaaccgttaaccatTGGTTTCCGCGCAcaaagcttagcaaatagaacagatttcttagttattatgtgcatttttgtgtgcctATTGATTTTGTCGAAAAAATGAGATATATcaacaaaagatttgatgatttgtttatgcatgaaatttaaaatcatgtgagtaagagttctaatctcacgtaaattgtccatgcgactcgtagataatgaggaattaatatgaaaattgaaaaaaaatgatttctttgtttttatcttcaaaaatgtcgaaaacacaatgaattatagaataaattcaCGGAATAACACTaaataacacactttaatcCATGTTTTTATGTTAAATAAGAACCCGAAAAGtccaaaataaatttttaaataatatttaatcgaaaaaatgcGGCAGATAAATTATAtggaaaaaattaataaatgtaaacaaagtttgaatcctggggaccttacgtcaagtgacgaattgtcaaaatgcactagagtccaccacctgatatttttaaatccaccttggATTGGTCCTTCAACTTTTTGAGTgttacctctgatcatctcagttgtgtacgtgagctgatttgagctttttttcagccatgagtgttggtgactgaaacagtcagaaaaaaatcatgattatggatgcgccggcattaagctcaccttgtcagtcagagtatcgcgtttgACTCAAGCATTCGTACGTCACattcggcatgtcatgacgcactctCATTGagcatcagcaatgagcatcaagctatcACGAAtacgttcattgttttcgttggtgaatatttcgtgatgctcatgacattttgcagcactggttgcACCCTACGCTTGTCTATTTGCTCGAAAATTTAAGAATACTGTCACAAAATGGCAAAGTTTCATCCAGCAGCATATAACCATGCCATGAAGATCTTTTTTTAGCttatttttatgcttttttaagATCCTTTCGTTAATTTTTAAGCATTCATTTTTAAGGATGATTTTATTGCTGAAACGTagattgtttatttatctattttctttgaaatgttttaataatttaaagaatttttgttttccaaagGCAGCATCAACCTCAAAAAGCTCCTTAAAAAAGTCAAACTATAAAATATAAGTAGAAGCTgacattatttttcttcctttttacTTTCTGTTTGGTCCATTTAAGCTGAGCGTCTGCTTAAACTCTCCACTTTATGCCTTTAATAACTAGAAAAAAAGCAGGTTATTCTTTTATTCATGTTGCTCCCTTCACTAAACGCATTCCATTGAACGAAAAGTCTTCTCCAAAGGCCAAACACGCCAAACCCAACACGGTGCCAACAAATTGCTCAGAGCGGATAGAAAACAATTCCATTTCCATAATCTAACGCTGGTCGCTGGTACCGTCAACCGGGTGTAACGCCAATTTGGTGAGCCTTTAATATGGCTCGCTTTGCCAAATGCTCCTCCATATTGGATGGCCAAAGAAGGGCTGCTTATTGCAATAAACCgattttctcattttcatCTTTAGATCATTTCATGTATTGTCTTCTCTGTCTACCTTCCTTCCTTCAGATGCTCACTCGTGCAAGGAACTACACTCCCGATCCCACCGGTACGCCCTGCAGAACTTCCAACAAGTCGTCGGCACGGAGGAGTTTTTATTGCTCGGATTTAATGAGGTAAATAAACATTCACTTATCCCCTGAGGCCGCGTGGTGCGCATTTTGGGACAGTGATACGCATCGACGTTACCGTAGGACCTGGAAAACCGGGACAGAGCGCAAGTCATCCCGAAACGTTTACGGCTGTCTTTGTCGATGCGTATCGGCAAGCATTAAATAATACGCAACACGGGGACTAGTTGGGGAACCCTCGAACTAGGTTACATTTTCAGGTGGATGATGGCATAATAGGCAGGTCCTCCCGTATTATAGCATTGTCCTGGATAGTAGTAGCGAGGAAAGAGAGTTCCTCCAGCATGTCGAAAAGCGTTCGATGGCCATGAATCATTCGGGAAATAGGTTTACGAGTTTCGGCGTTTTTCTGTGTTCCACCAACCCAACGAATGGCGCTTCACGGGAAAACATATCGAAAAACAATCGAAATATACAGGCCAGAACGGTAGGGAATACATTTCCTGGAACGCATTTTGGCCACACGACTCACTCCCGTACATCAAACTTCCTGGCAACGGTGGACGTACATACATTTCCCTCACCCGCAAACGAATGTAGAGCATCGGAAACGACGATGCCGTAAATTAAAGTGCTTTTGCTCCAACTTTGCCACCGCGGTGGTGTGCCCCAGAGCATGTGAAACCATCGTCGCACGATTTCAACGGGTGATTCGCGGGCAAACACAGCAGTActgttttataatttaatacCAATTTCCGAGATCTCGACACAAAAACACGAcaggttgtttgttttgcgtgaaaaattaattaatcttTGTGCCAGCTTCCATGCTCCATCTGATGAGGTATGCTGCGTTGAATCGGTTCCAAAGCATGATTCAATTCTGTTGGCAAGTGATTTGATAAAATAGACTACACACTTGTACCCTTCCTCCCTGGTGCGTGTCAGTGTGATGTGAGGAAATTGGCATACAGATGCATTCAACGAAAGCTAGCAACCGATCCAAACTCCATTGCAGTTGTTGTGGGAGCATTCATCATTGCTATTTGATTTTTAGTGCTCTCGTTAAGTGCGTAATGTTTGGACATATAGCTTTTCATTCCCAGGAGGGGTAAGAATTCAAGCAGTTATGCACGtaatttttatgtttcgaGAAACGAGTTAATGTAAAATTCGCCgaaaataattgcaaaattGTATGCcttttaatcaatttttacTGCACACATTAGGAATCTGAAATCACTACTCAAGCGAATCCGAATCTCAATTTCATATGAATTTCTATCAAGTCGCAATCAAACCTCTAGTGATGAGAAAAATTAATCTCTAAAGGGATTCGAATCTTCTAATCCCAAACCTGCTTGGGATTCGAATATTTGTGGTatagcgttttttgttgtttgcatcgaggggggggaggggtttcTGTTTCACTCTTAATCATTTAACATTTCAGTACTTACATCATAATTAGTACAGGTAGTCCCTGAGATACGCGGACCTTTATTCAATATCAAATCATATGGTATAGTTTGTGACTATAACTTCTAATGTTGGGTTTAACATTACACGAACATTTGCTATATTTTGACTGGATACTGCGTGATTCGACTTCGGAAATTTGCGATATGCGGTTTCTTATCGACCCTCATTACAGCCTGTtctaatttcaattaaattgtttattgattttgtaGATAATACGGGaatgtgaaaatatttaaattaaataccCTCTAATCGGAAAACTCTCGAATTTCAAAAATCGCTCTTATTTCACAGTCCCATCGGCTCTCAAATAAAAGAGGGTTGATTGTAAAAGATTGTGTATTGCTCTCCTTAAATATGTCCAAAAATAGTGAATCGTACAATGTATTTACGAAATAACACTGGTTTTATAATGGTAAACAGCAAGACCCTTGTTCAATGTATGTTTAATATTCTAGTCTCTTTCGAATCCCAGTTGCGAATCCCACTAACGAATCCATATCGAATCCTACTTAAATTCAAACGGAACCCAAGTCGAATTATTCTACCGGAGTGTGATAAGTTTTTTTAGCGATTGTATCTTAGAACCTACTGAAATCGGAACCTACCACCAATTGAACGGAGTATCATAGAGAAAAAAGTTGTTGCATTGACCAGAATACATTTAGGAACGCACTAGTCAACAGTTTACCATTACAATTCGACATTAGATTGGCGATTAATTGAATATTACGTCCAACAATATTTATAGCAGAACATAACCGACTTATTTATATCATTAGTAGCACTGCAATTAACAGTAagatttttgttgaaaaatttCCCATGGacaaattgtacaaaacatATACAAAAAGGGTGAACAAGAGTTGCCCAAGATAATCGAATTCACAAGCTGACGGAATTATTGTTTGTTGCATGTCTAACGATCTTAAGGATTTACTGTACTATTGTTCACTCATGTCTTGAGTATGCTAACGTCGTAGCAGGAACATCATGAACTACTACGGTCTGTTGGACCATCCAGAGATCCATTCAATGCAGATTTTCCTGTTGTGTGGTATAATTACGATGCTTTTATGCCCACTCGAAACCACAAGAAAAGTAGCAGCTTGGGCTAATGAGCTTCACATCACTGACTTCACCATACTTCTTCGTCCTTCGGTTAAGAGGAGTCTTGTAAAAGGGTCGTTAATGTTTGGTCCATTGGACATTGAGTATCTTATcaacagcaaagcaaactTCGAAGGGTCTCTATTGTAGGCTACACTTTCatattttctgtttatttctGGCTGTTGCTCTCGTGTTTCAGCACAATGTAATTGCCCTGGTTAACAACACTATGCTGGGGCGTAGGTTAACTCAAGGCACAAGTACTTTTCAAGTAAAAGCTTACGTCAATCAGATAGTTATTTCTACCGAGGATGGTCCGGATGGGCGACGATCCACTGATGGAGTTGTAAGAACCGGCAAGGCTACCATGAGACTAGCTCCAATGACCAATCTTAATGAGTGTGTTAGTAGTAAAATATCAGTAAATACCAGAAGTCGTTCAATATAATTtggtattgaaaaaaatataataaatatacaaCTGTTATATTATGTAATCAGTAAACAAATATACTTCGAAAGAGAAAGATGATAGACAGACAAGTAACATTGCTAGAAATAACGTAACAAACCAtacttaattttaaaaaaatgattatttaacTTTTCTCTTCCCCTTCTCTTCCCATTTCCTTACACAGGTGCAGGATTTGATTTCCAATAGCCAGCTAAACATCTGCTCGGAGGAGAAGGTGTTCATGGCGGTGCTGAACTGGGTGAAGCACGATCTCAGCGAGCGCAAGAAGCACATATCCGAGCTGATGTCGCACGTCCGACTGCCGCTAGTCAGCCGCGAGTTTCTCATGAACTGCGTCGAAACGGAGGCGCTCGTGCGGGAAGAGTCCCACTGcaaggagctgctgctggaggcgATGAAGTACCACCTGCTGCCCGAGCAGCGCAGCTCCCTCGTGAGCCAGCGGACGCTCGAGCGCCGCCCGGAGGGTATGCGATCGTACATCTTTGCGGTGGGCGGCGGCAGTCTGTTCGCCATCCACAACGAGTGCGAGTGCTACAACCCCAAGACGAACGCGTGGATGACGATCTCGCCGATGATTTCGCGCCGGTCGCGGGCCGGCGTCACCTCGCTCCGGAAGCTGCTGTACGTGGTCGGCGGGTACGACGGCGAGAACGATCTGGCGACGGCCGAATGCTACAACCCGCTCACGAACGAGTGGACCAACATTACGCCCATGGGCACGAAGCGGTCCTGTCTGGGCACGTGCGCCTTCGACGGGCTGCTGTACGTGTGCGGCGGGTACGATGGAGCGTCCTGCTTGAGCAGCGTCGAGCGGTACGACCCACTGACCGGTGTGTGGACGTCCTGTCCGGCGATGAGTACGCGGCGGCGGTACTGCCGGGTGGCGGTGCTGGACAACTGCATATACTCGCTCGGTGGGTTCGATTCCAGCAACTATCAGTCGTCGGTGGAGCGGTTCGATCCGCGCGTCGGCAGCTGGTCGTCCGTGCCGAGCATGACTTCGCGCCGCAGCAGCTGCGGGGTGGCCGCCCTGGACGGCTATCTGTACTGTATCGGTGGCAGCGACGGTACGATGTGCATGCAGACGGGCGAACGGTTCAATCTGCGCACGAACGCCTGGGAACCGATCAGTGCCATGCATTCGCGAAGGTATGTTAGCCGCGTTGGTTGGTCTTCCGCAGTGATGCGATTCtaatagcatttttttatgccATTTTATCCACAGATCAACGCACGAGGTGGTGGAAGCGAACGGATTCCTGTACGCACTCGGCGGTAACGATGGCTCCTCGTCGCTCAACTCGGTCGAGCGGTACGATCCGAAGGTGAACAAGTGGACGATCGTCACCTCCATGCTGACGCGGCGCAGCTCGATCGGTGCCTCGGTGCTGGAGTGTTTCAATCTCGAGCGTGGCCTCCTCCAAACCAGCATTTGACCACTGAGCTGTcccaatggtggtggtgctgctgctgctgcagcggccGGTGCTACTTCTACGTCTGGACCATCCGATAGCAGTGCAGGCACACCGCCGAGTCAGTAAGTATGTGCTGCGTGCGTTGCGGGGGGAAAAACTCCGCAAAAATCAGTCATTATTATTAgataaaacataattaaacaGCTAGGCTAGCCAAAACCAGGTTGGAAGGATGGGTTGGGTTGTCGGGAAAGCTCTTTCCCTCCGTTTGGATACAATGTCGCTTAAGTGTAAGAAGCTGTGCGCGCATTCAAACAGCAATTTTGCAGCAGTCTTAGTTAAGCTCACTCTGCTCCCGCTCAGCCCGCAGGCTTTTAAGGAAGACTAAAGAGAAAGAATGGTTTCGCCCCACACTCTCACCCGAGTTCTAGTAAATTCAGGGTGCAGTTTGCCGCCTGTGGCTCTGAACATAATCCTTGATGTAGGcgtgttttttctttgttaaaCGGTTCAGTATTGTAACTTACCAGCAACCAACCAACTCACCCGtacattttttgtattgatcTTCGTTCCATATATTGTTCCATTTTGTTGATCAATCTCTATTCAATGTTGTATTATCGTCCTGGCTCCCATTTCCatagtggttgtgtgtgtgcgtgtgtgtgtgtgggttattTATGTTAAGAGCAAATTTCACTTTTGTGGGGTAATGTTTTACACTGCCGTtgagtttgttgttattttacttttattctACCTCCATTTGTTATATAATTTTAAGCGTCCAATTTCGTTGGCTTTACATTCACACAATCACgcccctttttttgctttcgtaaaaaaaacaactctgGCAAACTCTTTCTCACGACCAAATGCTGCTTGCTTTCACTTCCGACTTCTGACGACAAACACTGTGATAAACTCTCTATTTATTAAGAATGCAATCAAGAATGCATCTCGCATGCACGTGCActcgtctgtgtgtgagtgagtcaTCCTTTTTCGAACCATCGGACATCTATAAAATTCGCTATGCATCCCTTTTCTACACCCTTTACCCTACTTGCTTCGCGCATTTTCGCCTTTCCACTCACTTCTTCTTTTACTGCACCAAACAAGAATGTGTACTTTGCACAACTTTTATGTGTGCTTTCACATCAATGGGAAACatcgtttattgttttttagtGCTGTTCTATTGCCGTCGTTGTAGCTTTAGTGCTGACAAAATACAGTGGAGGATATTCCTGCAAGTGGAGTTTGATTTTTGAGCAAATCATAATTTTTCTAATTAGATATTTTAAAGCTAATatttttagatattttgaacccggtctcgtagtacagtcgtcaactcgtacgacttaacaacatgcccgtcatgggttcgatccccaaatagaccgtgccgccatacgtaggattgactatcctgcaatgggggggtaatccataagtcactgaaagccaaagccccactagtggtacaggcaggcatttgaccgacaacggttgttgagccaaagaagaaagaaagaaaagaggtTTTGGACCCCGTAGCACACAATTAAaccttttttaattaaattaaacaatgaTTTATTAAAAGCTCTTCagatttcaaatatttttatttgtttttgaaataaacaaataaagttTTATTAGAAACGTTACTTTAagatttaaaaagaaaaggcaCGTTTTTTAAATTGTCCATTTTGGTGATTAATTTATTCATGTTtccaaattgtttttttttaacagtaCCACtgctttcttattttttttttaagtttctcGAATATCTGTATTTCACTTAAATGTGGCtcactattttttttacatcgttTCACCATTTTATGAAACAAATGATTTGGTAGTAGAGCGATAAATCGTTAGataaattcaaaaaaagtttaaaaaccATTAAAGCAAATCATCCAAACCCGTTACATCAATTAAATATAGGATCAAATATAAATTTGTAAAATCATGGTACGCTTCGAATTATAcgattttttcctttttttttatttaattttatatgtttGATATCTTTGTATTTTgatttaatgttaaaaaaaataatagcacGAAATAATGGATATACAAATCTGCTCAGAACGGAGCGTACACTTAATGGAATTTCCTCCACTGTATTACACTAGCCGTAGAGTCGTATGTAGTTGATGTAGTTTAAATCAATGAGGtccaacagaaaaaaaataatcgatCGATACACAATTTTTGACACAATGGCAACGAAAAAAACGAAGACAGAAACGAACACGACACCGTAttagaaaaccaaactgaaaTCTAATGGCATGTGGTATGTATCTTTAGAGGAAGCTTCCGCGTCAGCGAGCTAACACGCAATCAATAGCTAAATATTAACGTAACTCAAAGCCATTATCCATTAGAGCTAGCAACAGGACAGTATGGTAACAGTGCATAATGTCTTAAAACAGACGATCTTAAGTAGTAATTCAGGAATCGGTCTGCCACTGGGCAGCGTTCAACAAATCAACCACTGCCATTTTCAAACCTCTCGATAACTGGAAGTAGATATATAGAAACTTGTATCGTGTATCGTGTTTAAACAATATTCCGATTATCATctacaaacaaagtagaaACATCTTATCAAACACGAGCGCATCAAATACAGCGACGAGCGCGAGCGGAAGGGTGAAATAACACGTGAGAATTGGACTGATTGTGAATTATGTTCGGTGGCAGAAAAGGTAGGCATCATTTCAGGGATAGTTTTCTTACAATCAATTAACACATAGCGTACCGTAAATTAGTAGAGAAAGGCTTAAGCGAACCAAACATATATAAGAGAAAACAAGTAGTatccgtttttgtttgctcaccAAACATGTGTTTGTACCATCGTTTATTTCGGCAGTATCTGAGCTGATAGTTCTGAAGTATTCTAATTTAAAACATTGAATTCGTCACTAAGCAGTATGTGTGAACCGTAAGGAACAATCTACCGACATTACCATTGTTAAATATGgacaacaaaatacaaacattaaGCAAAAATCATAAACCGTTTAGCCTTATACAACGAAACaattctgtttgtgtgtgtttgttgaaaaatgcatttgGATTCTCTCCTAGTGTGAAAGAAATTCTTTCCTCTTTTTGTTCTTCCCCCACCCTACAACACATTACCCTTCAACCGATCGACCGTTTCCTCGGCAATGATCTTTATCAAACTCTCATCGTACTGTTTGCTTTCTTCGCTTTGCGCTTCACCGGCTTTACGAGTTGAGTTCGTTTTCACCTGTCCTGTGGCTGGCGA
This sequence is a window from Anopheles merus strain MAF chromosome 3R, AmerM5.1, whole genome shotgun sequence. Protein-coding genes within it:
- the LOC121596735 gene encoding kelch-like protein 17 isoform X1, whose product is MFLPVKSNTSPTANGETVNGGEDVTTVTCNSTQTPSDLSPPNMSNDDILPQAHHQNPGHCIASFSAINRMRQNAQLCDVTLEVGGETINAHKVILASVSPYFYAMFNDDMLERNCDVVTLHDIDPSSLKQLIEYAYSGEITITEDNVQVLLPASSLLQIQSVREACCKFLLRQLHPSNCLGIRSFADAHSCKELHSRSHRYALQNFQQVVGTEEFLLLGFNEVQDLISNSQLNICSEEKVFMAVLNWVKHDLSERKKHISELMSHVRLPLVSREFLMNCVETEALVREESHCKELLLEAMKYHLLPEQRSSLVSQRTLERRPEGMRSYIFAVGGGSLFAIHNECECYNPKTNAWMTISPMISRRSRAGVTSLRKLLYVVGGYDGENDLATAECYNPLTNEWTNITPMGTKRSCLGTCAFDGLLYVCGGYDGASCLSSVERYDPLTGVWTSCPAMSTRRRYCRVAVLDNCIYSLGGFDSSNYQSSVERFDPRVGSWSSVPSMTSRRSSCGVAALDGYLYCIGGSDGTMCMQTGERFNLRTNAWEPISAMHSRRSTHEVVEANGFLYALGGNDGSSSLNSVERYDPKVNKWTIVTSMLTRRSSIGASVLECFNLERGLLQTSI
- the LOC121596735 gene encoding kelch-like protein 17 isoform X2; the protein is MSNDDILPQAHHQNPGHCIASFSAINRMRQNAQLCDVTLEVGGETINAHKVILASVSPYFYAMFNDDMLERNCDVVTLHDIDPSSLKQLIEYAYSGEITITEDNVQVLLPASSLLQIQSVREACCKFLLRQLHPSNCLGIRSFADAHSCKELHSRSHRYALQNFQQVVGTEEFLLLGFNEVQDLISNSQLNICSEEKVFMAVLNWVKHDLSERKKHISELMSHVRLPLVSREFLMNCVETEALVREESHCKELLLEAMKYHLLPEQRSSLVSQRTLERRPEGMRSYIFAVGGGSLFAIHNECECYNPKTNAWMTISPMISRRSRAGVTSLRKLLYVVGGYDGENDLATAECYNPLTNEWTNITPMGTKRSCLGTCAFDGLLYVCGGYDGASCLSSVERYDPLTGVWTSCPAMSTRRRYCRVAVLDNCIYSLGGFDSSNYQSSVERFDPRVGSWSSVPSMTSRRSSCGVAALDGYLYCIGGSDGTMCMQTGERFNLRTNAWEPISAMHSRRSTHEVVEANGFLYALGGNDGSSSLNSVERYDPKVNKWTIVTSMLTRRSSIGASVLECFNLERGLLQTSI